The proteins below come from a single Notamacropus eugenii isolate mMacEug1 chromosome 7, mMacEug1.pri_v2, whole genome shotgun sequence genomic window:
- the LOC140513367 gene encoding olfactory receptor 4F15-like: MNEVNHSMVHEFVFLGISSSWAMQLFLLIFSFMFYVAIVLGNFLIMFTVLFDSHLHAPMYLLLSHLSLIDLCISSVSVPKMIYDLFFEHKAISFHGCITQIFFIHMLGGIEMVLLISMAFDRYVAICKPLHYLIIMNPRMCIFLIVCSWIIGLIHAVVQLTFVVNLPFCGPNEIDSFYCDLPRLIRLACADTYNLEFMVAGNSGFISIGTLFLLIISYIYILVTVQKHSSNGLSKALSTLSAHITVVVLFFGPCIFVYVWPFPTMPVDKFLFILDFVVTPVLNPSIYTFRNKEMKVAMKRLISRLVSSRKNL; the protein is encoded by the coding sequence ATGAATGAAGTGAATCATTCCATGGTACATGAATTTGTGTTCTTGGGGATTTCCAGTTCATGGGCCATGCAACTTTTCCTCCTGATATTCTCCTTCATGTTCTATGTGGCCATTGTGCTGGGAAACTTCCTCATTATGTTCACAGTCCTGTTTGACTCTCACTTACATGCTCCCATGTATCTTCTGTTGTCTCATCTCTCTCTCATTGACCTGtgcatttcttctgtttctgttcctAAGATGATTTATGACCTTTTTTTTGAACATAAAGCCATATCATTCCATGGTTGTATCACTCAGATATTCTTCATTCATAtgcttggaggaattgagatggTGCTGCtaatttccatggcctttgacagATATGTTGCCATATGTAAGCCTCTTCACTATCTGATCATTATGAATCCAAGAATGTGTATTTTTCTCATAGTGTGTTCTTGGATCATTGGCCTCATACATGCAGTTGTCCAATTAACATTTGTGGTAAACTTGCCTTTCTGTGGCCCTAATGAAATTGACAGTTTTTATTGTGATCTTCCTCGTTTGATCAGATTGGCCTGTGCAGACACCTACAATTTGGAGTTCATGGTTGCTGGTAACAGTGGATTCATTTCTATAGGCACCTTATTCCTGCTGATCATCTCCTACATATATATCTTGGTTACTGTTCAGAAGCACTCTTCAAATGGTTTGTCCAAGGCTCTCTCTACTTTGTCAGCTCATATCACTGTGGTGGTGTTATTTTTTGGTCCATGTATCTTTGTCTATGTGTGGCCATTCCCCACAATGCCCGTGGataaattcctttttattcttgATTTTGTTGTCACCCCTGTCCTAAATccttctatatatacattcaggAACAAAGAGATGAAAGTCGCCATGAAAAGACTGATCAGTCGACTAGTAAGTTCCAGGAAAAATTTGTAA